The proteins below are encoded in one region of Legionella antarctica:
- a CDS encoding IS3 family transposase (programmed frameshift): MGATKYTKEFKLDAISLVLEQNYTQSEAAQSLGIDSRLISRWIKEHSKEEGQAFRGNGKLTDEQLEIRRLREELRRVTMEKEILKKANGLLCKRNEVKYSFIAQNKKAWPIDVMCQLLGVTRSGFYNYLKCNKPPDPLHVEMLDWVKKLAESSHYTYGSRRMKKALNALGYPVGRNKARNLMKEAGIHARYRKKYRVTTNSKHKQPIFENVLNRQFIVEKPNQAYASDITYIWTQEGWLYLAVVIDLFSRKVIGWSMSSRMKASLACDALKMALWQRKPNTGVITHSDRGVQYASNAYRMLLTTYGCIGSMSRKGNCWDNAVAESFFGRLKQERVQWRNYQTRFEAQQDILNYITMFYNSNRLHSFLGYKSPNQFENEQIIQLKKVA; the protein is encoded by the exons ATGGGTGCAACGAAATATACTAAAGAATTTAAACTAGACGCTATTAGTCTTGTTTTGGAGCAGAATTATACGCAATCAGAAGCTGCACAAAGTCTGGGCATTGATTCCAGGTTGATAAGCCGGTGGATCAAAGAACACTCCAAAGAGGAAGGGCAAGCATTTAGAGGTAATGGTAAATTAACTGACGAACAACTAGAGATACGTCGTTTACGAGAAGAATTAAGACGCGTAACAATGGAAAAAGAAATATTAAAAAAGGCGA ACGGCCTTCTTTGCAAAAGAAATGAAGTGAAATATTCATTTATTGCCCAGAATAAGAAGGCCTGGCCAATTGACGTGATGTGTCAATTGCTGGGTGTTACAAGAAGTGGTTTTTACAATTATCTTAAATGTAATAAACCACCAGATCCATTGCATGTGGAGATGCTTGATTGGGTTAAAAAATTAGCAGAATCAAGCCATTATACTTATGGAAGCCGTCGAATGAAAAAAGCATTAAATGCATTAGGTTATCCTGTTGGGAGAAATAAAGCCCGAAATCTAATGAAGGAAGCAGGAATACACGCACGTTACAGAAAGAAATATAGGGTAACAACAAACAGCAAGCATAAGCAGCCTATATTTGAAAATGTACTTAATAGACAGTTTATTGTAGAAAAGCCTAATCAAGCTTACGCCTCCGATATTACCTATATTTGGACACAAGAGGGTTGGTTGTATTTAGCTGTTGTTATCGACTTGTTTTCAAGAAAAGTTATCGGTTGGAGTATGAGTTCGCGGATGAAGGCAAGCCTGGCTTGTGACGCCCTTAAAATGGCGCTTTGGCAACGCAAACCCAATACTGGAGTAATAACCCATTCCGATCGAGGCGTTCAATATGCGAGTAATGCTTATCGCATGCTATTAACTACTTATGGTTGCATCGGTAGTATGAGTCGTAAAGGTAACTGCTGGGATAATGCTGTTGCTGAAAGCTTTTTCGGGAGGTTAAAACAAGAGCGAGTCCAATGGCGCAATTACCAAACTCGCTTTGAGGCACAACAAGACATCCTGAATTATATTACAATGTTTTATAACAGTAACCGCTTACATTCATTCCTTGGATATAAAAGTCCAAATCAGTTTGAAAATGAGCAAATAATACAATTAAAAAAAGTCGCTTAA
- a CDS encoding SMR family transporter has protein sequence MSWLILIIAGLFEVCWAILLKYTNGFTHIGYPFGELRVALEEGVNSS, from the coding sequence ATGTCTTGGCTTATTCTAATTATTGCTGGTCTATTCGAAGTCTGTTGGGCTATTTTACTCAAATATACTAATGGGTTTACTCATATAGGGTATCCGTTCGGTGAACTACGGGTTGCATTAGAAGAAGGGGTTAATTCATCTTGA
- the tnpC gene encoding IS66 family transposase — protein sequence MISSKDQSLLMPLQEEINQLKKEALEWKQKYFNMLEQFKLAQQRKYSPSSEHNILQGELQFDEAESIEVTELPQEDNTITVTYTRKKPVRRPLPPELPRETIEHDIAEEEKLCACGCMKQRIGEEVTEQLEFVPAKLTVIAHVRPKYACNRCDEGVSIAPMPQLFLPKSIATPSLVAHAIISKYQDHLPLYRQEHIWKRMGIEMARNTVCGWIMAASEVCSPMRNALIKELVASNYLQADETPLQVMDEPNRKNTSKSYMWVYQNHKPDKKIIVFDYRETRQAQWPKELLKEFKGYLQTDGYVGYDWVDDHPDIIHLGCFAHARRPFAELVKLAKTTGKSHQAVAYIQKLYAIEKIARDGNYTAEQRYQIRLEQSKPILDALKTWLDQSLKNAVPKSKLGDALVYMSQRWKELTAYLLDGMLEIDNNAIENIIRPFALGRKNWLMSGSPRGAHAGALFYSLIATAKSNGLNPFDYLKVLFEKIRFCKTAEDFTNLLPFNLKMN from the coding sequence ATGATTTCCTCAAAAGACCAATCACTTTTAATGCCTTTGCAGGAAGAAATTAATCAATTAAAAAAAGAAGCTCTGGAATGGAAGCAAAAGTATTTTAATATGCTAGAGCAATTCAAACTGGCTCAACAGCGTAAATACTCTCCCTCATCTGAACACAATATTCTGCAAGGCGAGTTGCAATTTGATGAAGCAGAAAGCATAGAGGTCACAGAGCTGCCGCAAGAAGATAATACAATTACGGTCACCTATACTCGCAAAAAACCAGTACGACGCCCATTACCTCCAGAGTTACCCCGTGAAACCATTGAGCATGACATTGCAGAAGAAGAAAAACTGTGTGCTTGCGGCTGTATGAAGCAACGTATTGGCGAAGAGGTCACGGAACAGCTAGAGTTTGTTCCTGCAAAGCTGACGGTCATTGCCCATGTGCGACCCAAATATGCATGTAATCGTTGTGATGAAGGGGTAAGCATTGCCCCTATGCCGCAATTATTCCTTCCTAAAAGCATTGCCACACCAAGCCTTGTAGCTCATGCCATTATTAGTAAATACCAAGACCACCTCCCTTTATACCGTCAAGAGCACATCTGGAAACGAATGGGCATTGAGATGGCTCGCAATACAGTATGTGGATGGATAATGGCAGCATCTGAGGTATGTAGCCCAATGAGGAACGCTCTAATCAAAGAGCTGGTTGCATCAAACTACCTTCAGGCCGATGAAACACCACTTCAGGTGATGGATGAGCCTAATCGAAAAAATACATCCAAGAGCTATATGTGGGTATACCAGAATCACAAACCGGATAAAAAAATCATTGTGTTTGATTATCGTGAAACCCGACAAGCCCAATGGCCTAAAGAACTACTTAAAGAGTTTAAAGGCTATTTACAAACAGATGGGTATGTTGGTTATGACTGGGTTGATGACCATCCTGATATTATTCATTTGGGATGTTTTGCACATGCCAGACGTCCTTTTGCTGAGCTTGTCAAACTGGCTAAAACCACAGGTAAATCACATCAGGCCGTGGCGTATATTCAAAAGCTCTATGCCATTGAAAAAATTGCTCGGGATGGGAACTATACGGCAGAACAACGCTATCAGATAAGGCTCGAACAATCAAAACCCATTCTTGACGCTTTAAAGACTTGGCTTGACCAATCCTTAAAAAATGCGGTACCCAAATCAAAGCTGGGTGATGCCTTAGTTTACATGTCTCAGCGATGGAAGGAGCTTACTGCTTATTTGCTTGATGGGATGCTCGAGATTGATAATAATGCCATTGAAAACATCATTAGGCCTTTTGCTCTGGGCAGAAAAAACTGGCTCATGTCTGGAAGCCCTAGAGGGGCTCATGCTGGGGCATTATTCTATAGCCTTATTGCAACAGCTAAGTCCAATGGCCTTAATCCTTTTGATTACCTCAAAGTCCTCTTCGAAAAAATCCGCTTCTGTAAAACCGCAGAAGACTTCACGAATCTTCTTCCTTTTAATCTCAAGATGAATTAA
- the tnpB gene encoding IS66 family insertion sequence element accessory protein TnpB (TnpB, as the term is used for proteins encoded by IS66 family insertion elements, is considered an accessory protein, since TnpC, encoded by a neighboring gene, is a DDE family transposase.), protein MLIPDDVQVHLYCGITDMRKSINTLAILVHEVFGMELSAGHLFLFRSRGGDKLKALYYEEQSFTLWYRRLEKGKFIFPRNTQGHIELTKEHLKWLMASNKFTFHQGGNPVIYRDFH, encoded by the coding sequence ATGTTAATTCCAGATGATGTTCAAGTGCATTTATATTGTGGAATAACTGATATGCGCAAATCCATTAATACTCTAGCCATTCTGGTGCATGAAGTTTTTGGAATGGAGCTTAGTGCAGGTCATTTATTTTTGTTTCGTAGCAGAGGAGGAGATAAGTTAAAAGCACTGTACTATGAAGAGCAGAGTTTTACCTTATGGTACCGCAGATTAGAGAAAGGGAAATTCATTTTCCCCCGCAATACCCAAGGTCATATTGAGCTGACAAAAGAGCACTTAAAATGGCTCATGGCCAGCAATAAATTCACCTTTCATCAAGGAGGAAACCCGGTGATTTACCGTGATTTTCATTGA
- the tnpA gene encoding IS66 family insertion sequence element accessory protein TnpA, giving the protein MTKRDEYWSDMVKSYEESGLAPGLFCRNKGISDSRLRFYRNKFKKESKAVTPAKEALFEPLIITPLPSAKAVFKLVIELPNKIRCELDAADHQHRLILLRELMTLC; this is encoded by the coding sequence ATGACAAAAAGAGATGAGTACTGGAGTGACATGGTTAAATCCTATGAGGAAAGTGGTTTAGCACCAGGATTATTTTGCCGTAATAAAGGAATATCAGACTCCAGGCTCAGATTTTATCGCAATAAATTCAAGAAAGAGTCTAAAGCAGTTACCCCAGCCAAAGAGGCTTTATTTGAGCCACTTATTATTACTCCATTACCTTCTGCTAAGGCAGTGTTTAAATTAGTTATTGAACTCCCTAATAAAATACGCTGTGAACTTGATGCAGCTGACCATCAACACCGACTGATATTATTAAGGGAGTTGATGACCTTATGTTAA
- a CDS encoding DMT family transporter, translating into MLLISVYLLAVAIKDLPVGIAYTVWTGIGAAGTVILGIVFFGDSVSIGKLFCLGLIFSGVIGLKTLSS; encoded by the coding sequence ATGCTACTCATCAGTGTTTACCTTCTAGCCGTTGCAATAAAGGATTTGCCAGTAGGGATTGCCTATACAGTTTGGACAGGGATTGGCGCTGCTGGTACAGTCATTTTAGGTATCGTATTCTTCGGCGACTCTGTTTCAATAGGTAAGTTGTTCTGTTTGGGTCTCATTTTTTCTGGTGTAATTGGGCTTAAAACTCTTTCATCGTAA
- a CDS encoding GALA protein, with amino-acid sequence MAITIDIIEQSTIGIKLDLSCKNLSDNDVAIICTYLKGHPEISSINVCDNQIGDEGAKALAANTNLSSLDVSNNQIGVEGAKALAANTSLTSLKVGYNQIRVEGAKALAANTCLTSLDVSNNQIRVEGAKALAANTRLTSLDVQLNQIGDEGAKALAANTRLTSLDVGYNQIGVEGAKALAANTRLTSLDVSFNQLRVEGAKALAANTSLASLDVRGNQIGVEGAKALAANTSLTSLNVGYNQIGDEGAKALAVNTSLTSLNVYLSQIGDEGAKALAANTSLTSLDVGFNQIGDEGAKALAANTSLTSLDVRGNKIGDEGAKALAANTSLTSLDVRGNQIGVEGAKALAANTSPTPLNVSSNQIGNEGAEAIDEMLESNRKNINKEANTPNISMMVLSGFIAAAGITAIAVAFALLNAATFGVAGVVLACAGVAATLSGAGLFAAGAKQYMAEKPEATPNVATAAI; translated from the coding sequence ATGGCTATTACTATCGATATTATTGAACAATCAACAATTGGCATCAAACTGGACTTATCATGTAAAAACTTAAGCGATAATGATGTTGCGATTATTTGCACTTATTTAAAAGGGCACCCAGAGATAAGCTCGATTAATGTGTGCGACAACCAAATCGGAGACGAAGGCGCTAAAGCGCTGGCGGCCAATACCAACCTGTCATCGCTTGATGTGTCCAACAACCAAATCGGAGTCGAAGGCGCTAAAGCGCTGGCGGCCAATACCAGCCTGACATCGCTTAAGGTGGGCTATAACCAAATCAGAGTCGAAGGCGCTAAAGCGCTAGCGGCCAATACCTGCCTGACATCGCTTGATGTATCCAACAACCAAATCAGAGTCGAAGGCGCTAAAGCGCTGGCGGCCAATACCCGCCTGACATCGCTTGATGTGCAACTTAACCAAATCGGAGACGAAGGCGCTAAAGCGCTGGCGGCCAATACCCGCCTGACATCGCTTGATGTGGGCTATAACCAGATCGGAGTCGAAGGCGCTAAAGCGCTGGCGGCCAATACCCGCCTGACATCGCTGGATGTGAGCTTTAACCAACTCAGAGTCGAAGGCGCTAAAGCGCTGGCGGCCAATACCAGCCTGGCATCGCTTGATGTGCGCGGCAACCAAATCGGAGTCGAAGGCGCTAAAGCGCTGGCGGCCAATACCAGCCTGACATCGCTTAATGTGGGCTATAACCAAATTGGAGACGAAGGCGCCAAAGCTCTGGCGGTCAATACCAGCCTGACATCGCTTAATGTGTACCTTAGCCAAATCGGAGACGAAGGCGCTAAAGCGCTGGCGGCCAATACCAGCCTGACATCGCTTGATGTGGGCTTTAATCAAATCGGAGACGAAGGCGCTAAAGCGCTGGCGGCCAATACCAGCCTGACATCGCTTGATGTGCGCGGCAACAAAATCGGAGACGAAGGCGCTAAAGCGCTGGCGGCCAATACCAGCCTGACATCGCTTGATGTGCGCGGCAACCAAATCGGAGTCGAAGGCGCTAAAGCGCTGGCGGCCAATACCAGCCCGACACCGCTTAATGTGAGCTCTAACCAAATCGGAAACGAAGGCGCTGAAGCTATTGACGAAATGCTTGAGAGCAATCGTAAAAACATCAACAAGGAAGCAAATACACCAAATATCAGCATGATGGTGCTGAGTGGCTTTATAGCCGCCGCAGGAATCACCGCCATCGCCGTTGCTTTTGCCCTATTAAACGCCGCAACTTTTGGTGTGGCAGGGGTAGTACTGGCTTGCGCAGGTGTTGCTGCAACCCTGTCGGGCGCCGGCCTATTCGCTGCAGGCGCTAAGCAATACATGGCTGAAAAACCAGAAGCCACTCCAAATGTGGCAACCGCAGCAATATAA
- a CDS encoding IS3 family transposase (programmed frameshift), whose product MTKSKFTDSQILSILKQSEGGTPVSELCREHVISAATFYKWRSKFGGMDASMMSRLKELETENSRLKKMYAEERLKAEILKESIEKKLVTPSRRRELAHKAVHDKGISIRLSCELFSLSETCYRYQAILNDENALIADWLLRLSQSQRNWGFGLCFLYLRNVKGFAWNHKRVYRIYRELELNMRIKPKKRLIREKPEPLAVPTTINECWSMDFMHDQLEDGRNYRLFNVLDDYNREGLAIEVDLSLPAERVLRALDQIIEWRGKPRKIRCDNGPEYVSKLLEQWADKNQIQLVFIQPGNPQQNAYIERYNRTVRYDWLSQYLFESIADVQLHATQWLWTYNNERPNTAGITPRQKLALAAYPSIFSFN is encoded by the exons ATGACAAAATCAAAATTTACAGATAGCCAAATACTATCAATTTTAAAGCAATCCGAAGGCGGAACGCCTGTTTCAGAGCTATGCCGTGAGCATGTGATTAGTGCTGCAACATTCTACAAATGGCGCTCTAAATTTGGCGGCATGGATGCGTCAATGATGTCCCGATTAAAAGAGCTAGAAACTGAAAACAGTCGCCTTAAAAAGATGTACGCAGAAGAGCGATTAAAAGCAGAGATCCTCAAAGAGTCCATTGAAAAAAAGT TGGTAACACCGTCGCGCCGGCGTGAACTGGCGCACAAGGCGGTGCATGATAAGGGTATTTCAATTCGTTTGTCCTGTGAGCTATTTAGCTTAAGTGAAACCTGTTATCGGTATCAGGCTATATTAAACGATGAGAATGCACTCATAGCGGACTGGTTGCTTCGTCTGTCACAGAGTCAGCGCAATTGGGGCTTTGGTTTATGTTTTCTCTACTTGCGTAATGTTAAGGGATTTGCCTGGAATCATAAGAGGGTTTATCGAATCTATAGGGAGTTAGAGCTCAATATGCGGATAAAACCCAAAAAACGGTTAATCAGGGAAAAACCAGAACCATTGGCTGTGCCAACCACTATCAATGAGTGCTGGTCGATGGACTTTATGCACGACCAGTTAGAAGATGGACGTAATTATCGGTTATTTAATGTGCTTGATGATTACAACCGCGAAGGGCTTGCCATTGAGGTTGATTTGTCTTTGCCAGCAGAGCGAGTGCTACGGGCACTCGATCAAATCATTGAATGGCGGGGAAAACCTCGAAAGATACGTTGTGATAATGGGCCTGAGTACGTCAGTAAATTGCTTGAGCAATGGGCGGATAAAAATCAGATACAGTTAGTTTTTATTCAACCAGGAAATCCCCAACAAAATGCCTATATTGAACGGTATAACCGCACTGTTCGTTATGACTGGCTAAGCCAATATTTATTTGAAAGTATTGCTGATGTACAACTACATGCGACACAATGGCTATGGACGTACAACAATGAACGGCCAAATACTGCAGGGATTACTCCAAGGCAAAAATTGGCACTAGCTGCCTACCCCTCTATTTTTAGCTTCAATTAA
- a CDS encoding YbaK/EbsC family protein — translation MNEFKNLRKSAKAVQDALSKKGLAFKVIELSSSTRTANDAAATLGCDVAQIVKSLLFRSKKTNQPILILASGINRVNEKTIEHQVGEKIIKADADFTREITGFAIGGVPPIGHKIKITTIFIDEELMKYETLWADVVN, via the coding sequence ATGAATGAATTTAAAAATTTGAGAAAAAGTGCGAAGGCTGTACAAGATGCTTTATCAAAAAAAGGGTTAGCCTTTAAAGTGATTGAACTTTCTTCCAGCACACGCACTGCAAACGATGCAGCTGCAACTTTAGGATGTGATGTGGCGCAAATTGTTAAGTCATTACTGTTTCGTTCAAAAAAAACGAATCAACCCATTTTAATTCTAGCTAGTGGCATCAATCGTGTTAATGAAAAAACAATTGAACATCAGGTTGGTGAAAAGATTATTAAGGCTGATGCGGACTTTACTCGAGAAATTACAGGATTTGCAATTGGCGGGGTGCCGCCTATTGGGCATAAAATAAAAATTACTACTATTTTTATTGATGAAGAGCTAATGAAATATGAGACATTATGGGCTGACGTGGTCAACTAA
- a CDS encoding DUF2000 domain-containing protein, whose translation MADDQFKKKLVAVLNKSIEPGKLMNALAHMCIGLGSVIGKEELRLTDYKDADDGSHPFISELPFIILSENSNKIRKLRNEARANHIIFNDFTDTMTIGTYKEQLARTVQVKDEDLIYYGIVLYGDWQKVTELTRKFSLWR comes from the coding sequence ATGGCTGATGACCAATTTAAAAAAAAATTAGTGGCTGTTCTTAACAAAAGTATTGAACCAGGTAAATTAATGAATGCCTTAGCCCATATGTGTATAGGCTTAGGTTCTGTTATAGGCAAAGAAGAATTACGCCTAACAGATTATAAAGATGCTGATGATGGTTCACATCCATTCATTTCAGAATTACCGTTTATTATTTTGTCAGAAAATTCGAACAAAATTAGAAAATTACGCAATGAAGCTAGAGCAAATCATATTATTTTTAATGATTTCACCGATACGATGACCATTGGCACTTACAAAGAACAGTTAGCCAGAACAGTACAAGTGAAAGATGAGGATCTTATTTATTATGGCATTGTATTGTATGGTGACTGGCAAAAAGTAACCGAGTTAACTAGAAAATTTTCTCTATGGCGATAA
- a CDS encoding helix-turn-helix domain-containing protein — MNDIYNHISLTLKKLRRERGWSLDKAAQETGVSKAMLGQIERQESSPTIATLWKIASGFQTSFSSFIADISTNFNEPIYRAGHVQQIHPTDEKIRVMPLFPFDNELNFELFVIELLPGCEHLSPPHKHGVIEHVVVVDGTIEVLVDGVWKSLSKGEGLRFNANQAHGYRNITSKTSSVHDIIHYPPKIVN, encoded by the coding sequence GTGAACGATATATACAATCATATCTCATTGACTTTAAAGAAATTACGTCGTGAGCGCGGATGGAGTTTAGATAAGGCAGCACAAGAAACTGGCGTTAGTAAAGCCATGTTAGGGCAAATTGAACGACAAGAGTCAAGCCCCACTATTGCAACCTTATGGAAAATTGCCAGTGGATTTCAAACCTCTTTTTCTTCCTTTATCGCAGATATTAGCACTAATTTTAATGAGCCCATTTATCGGGCTGGACATGTGCAACAGATACATCCTACTGATGAGAAAATTCGGGTGATGCCATTGTTTCCGTTTGATAATGAGCTTAACTTTGAACTATTTGTTATTGAATTATTGCCAGGCTGCGAACATTTATCTCCACCACATAAACATGGTGTTATTGAGCATGTCGTTGTGGTTGATGGTACAATTGAAGTTTTAGTTGATGGTGTCTGGAAATCATTATCTAAAGGAGAAGGACTTCGATTTAATGCGAATCAAGCTCATGGATATCGTAATATCACATCAAAAACCTCAAGCGTTCATGACATAATCCACTACCCCCCCAAAATTGTGAATTAA
- a CDS encoding aminoglycoside phosphotransferase family protein, with translation MTFKANWEKVDKQIQLPVKTIESMVKMAFPNKKMYSYKIISGGCANLNIQINLEADNTPYILRVYLRDKGAAYREKNFGLLLKKTIPIPQVYFIGDYEVYRFAITEYIHGITLRDLLLGNQSYDLNSIMFSVGQILSIIQTNRFDSAGFFNKELMVAEITTKDSLLQYDQESLNHTLVIQALGNEVITKIKLHIDHFKLYIPDDHDNHLVHGDFDPANILVDIKNGQWEITGILDWEFSFSGSPLWDVANMLRYAHRMPVQFEESFLKGLQEGYALPTDFHISINLLNLSSLLDCLARCSYGPHSNQCNDIRALINFFIKQLDNAL, from the coding sequence ATGACATTTAAAGCAAACTGGGAAAAAGTAGACAAGCAAATTCAGCTGCCAGTTAAGACCATTGAGTCTATGGTAAAGATGGCCTTCCCTAATAAAAAGATGTATTCTTATAAGATAATTTCTGGTGGCTGCGCCAATTTAAACATCCAAATCAACTTGGAAGCAGATAACACTCCTTATATTTTGCGCGTTTATTTGCGGGACAAAGGGGCCGCATACCGTGAAAAAAATTTCGGCCTTCTTTTAAAAAAAACCATTCCAATACCACAAGTCTATTTTATTGGGGATTATGAAGTTTATCGCTTTGCAATCACTGAATACATCCACGGAATTACTCTCCGTGATCTGTTACTGGGTAATCAATCCTACGACCTGAACTCGATTATGTTTTCTGTAGGACAGATACTATCTATCATTCAAACTAACCGCTTTGACTCTGCTGGTTTTTTCAATAAAGAATTGATGGTAGCTGAAATAACAACCAAAGATTCCTTGCTGCAATATGATCAAGAGAGTTTAAATCATACATTAGTGATTCAAGCCTTAGGCAACGAAGTCATTACAAAGATAAAGCTACATATCGATCACTTTAAATTATATATTCCAGATGATCATGATAATCACTTAGTTCATGGAGACTTTGATCCCGCTAATATTCTAGTTGATATAAAAAATGGGCAATGGGAAATTACAGGGATTTTAGATTGGGAATTTTCTTTTTCAGGCTCTCCCCTTTGGGATGTAGCCAACATGCTCCGTTATGCACATCGAATGCCTGTTCAATTTGAGGAATCATTTTTAAAAGGGTTACAGGAAGGTTATGCTCTTCCAACGGACTTTCACATTAGTATCAACCTACTTAATCTTTCATCCCTACTTGATTGTCTCGCGCGGTGTTCCTATGGCCCACATTCAAATCAGTGTAATGATATTCGTGCACTTATTAATTTTTTCATCAAACAACTGGATAATGCGTTATGA